The Odocoileus virginianus isolate 20LAN1187 ecotype Illinois chromosome 24, Ovbor_1.2, whole genome shotgun sequence nucleotide sequence aataattcctttaaaaGGTAAAGGAAAATTGAGAAGGAAAACTTAAAATCCCTTAAATCATCACAAAAGGTAAACTAGGAAAACTATGCATGCAATATGGGGTAATTGTAGGAAAAGTCTGAAACATATGTGaaactttgaaattttataaatgcagggttttttttttccccccaatgaCTGTCTCTCTagattagaaacaaaaattttcactctacatcttctttagaaaaaaggATTTATGTGAATTTGGGTCATTTCCCAAATCTTGGTGAGGTCTTTTGAGAGGCTAGGTGGGAACAGAGATATCATGGGATGGTAGGGctacaaaaaagaaaggaggaggccACCAAAACAATCCAGTTCTTCAAGGTTCCTTGAAAGTTTCTTAGGATTCCAGGGCTTGAAGAAAGGACCACTGACCCCTTCAGACCATATTTTGCTTGAGCATAGAGGAGGAAGAATTCCTTCCTCCCTTCACGTCCTCTTTGTTTATTGGTGCAGTAAATCCCTCAGGACACATAAGGGTACCAGTGCATGTGTAGACCTGGGTTTCCAATTCCTGTCTCTCATGAGTGTCCCTCTTCCTCATTCTTCTGACCCTCACTGAagacttctctttctttaagTTCCCCCTTATTATCGCCATTCTCCATTCTGGCTCATGTTCTCTCATCTGGTCAACCTGTCTtccctctcattctctcttgcatatgttctctctgtctcttgccTGAAGGGGATCATATTTACATGATTATTTGGTACACTAGGTAGCTTTCTATAGGCTCTCAATCCCACGCTTGTCCTGTATACTTGGCTTTATATTACCAGGACTAGACCACTCCAGAGGACATTTCCCAAGGACTTTTCTATTACTGCTGGCTTCTCATTAGCCTCAGCCAGTGAGAAGTATGGGCAGAAACTGAAAGAGACAGCTAATGTGGTTCTGATGGAGGAAAGGTAGTGTCCCTTCCATACTCCCAGCATCAGCGGCACTTTTCCGAGCTCATGGCCTGCCACCTGGCCTCAGTACTTCCTCAGCACCCAATGGTGGTGCCCCCAGTGAGACAGTGGGGCTGAGCCACCCTCAGAGTGGATTCCCTCCCTTTTGCCACCAGTCAAATGTGCCAGGAAAGGCACCGAGAATGGGTAACGTCGGCTTTGCCTTAATAGCATACTCCCTCTCTCAGTAATTCCTGGCTTCTTCTATATTTTCTCCAAATCCCTAATTTAAGCTCAATCCCAACCCTCTCCCAACCCTGAGTCTAAAATTTATGACTCTTTATCAGTGACTTTGCCTCTTTTATTGCTAGCAAAACTCCCCCTACAAACCTCAGGTCAAATAAGAATTCAGGTTCTAGACAATTTTCTCAGTGCTAACTCAATGgaaatgtttcataaataaaaaagagaattaatCTGTACCTAATTATCTCAATTTCCTGGATTGAAATAATTAACTGATGCATTGCTTTGTCCCTGAGCAAACTGACTGAGCAAAAACAGCAAGTATCTCTTGAATTTTCTCAATAATTTCAGTAAGACAGGTTCATGTAAGATATTTTGTCACATCTGTTATGAACTAAGAAAAGTTTTCCTCAACGTGTTATTCAAACATCTGATGAGATGCTTTTGCATTTTCGTCATCCCCTACCTGTTCTTTGCTGTCTGAAATGCTGTAAGCCTTTTTGCCACATTCTTTTCAGAGCTTCTTTTACTTCCTTGTTCTTCAGGCTGTAGACAAGGGGATTCACTAGGGGAGTGACCACACTGTACTGCAGGGAAAAAATCAACTCCAGTGGGGAACTTAAGTTTGGCATGAGATAGCGAAGAAAAGCAGATCCATAGAAGCAGCTCACTGTGGTGAGGTGGGAGGAACAGGTAGAGAAGGCCTTActtctgcctgcagtggaggtgaTGTTCAGGATGGTGGAGACAATGCGGGCATATGAGAAGAAGACCAGGAGTAAAGTTCCAGAAGCATGCACAAtggtggagaatcccaggactaAAAAGTTGATGGAGATatcagagcaagagagagagaatagagaTGGCAGCTCACAGCTGAAGTGAAGCATGACATGTGCCCCACACAAGTCCAAGTTCAAAGTCATGAGGGTGTTAATGAGAGCATCCAGAAAGCCCAGTCCCCAGGAGAGCCATACTAGACCCCCACATAGCTGTTTATTCATCAGCTGGCCATAGAGCAAAGGCTGACAGATGGCAGCGTAGCAGTCATAAGCCATGGCAGAGAGCACGAAGGCTTCAGTCCCTgcaatgaaaaacacaaaaaaagccTGGGCAAGGCAACCTTCTACTGATACTGATTTCTTCTGAGACAGGAGATTCTCCAGCATCTTGGGCACAGTGACTGAAGTTAAACAAAGGTCTAGGAAAGAGAGgtggctgaggaagaagtacatgggtgaATGGAGGTGAGATTCCATCCTGATGACAGTCATAATCATCAGATTCCCTATCAGGGTTAGGAGGTACATCCACAGGAAAAGTACAAAGAACATAACCTGGATGTGGGGGTCGGCAGATAGTCCAAGGAGGATGAATTCTGTAATGGTGCTATGGTTTCCTAAAACCATGAGAGAAGGTGTTCCACTGgaatgaaagcagaaaaaaatgtattcaccTCCTCTTCATGTCATCTCAGAGTTCTTATTTCATTCCATGTACACATATGTCTCTCTTTAGCCTGCTCATCTTTTACAAGGAGTTAAAGTCTCCCCCCTTCCCCCAAATTCTTCTTTAACTCGATTGCCAGCTGTTTAACTCCTGGAACCATGAGCCAGTCCATCTGTCTATGCTCTTTCCCTTTGTGGCTCCTCTACCAAAATAGCTCTGGagaactttatttaatttttcagtctAGTCTATGACTAACTGGTTTCATCTTGAACTAtcccttgtgatttttttttttagctgtactgcatggcttgcaggatcttagttccctgaccagggattgaatccacaccctctgcagtgaaaatgcagagtcctagccactggaccactaggaaattcCCTACCATCCCTTGCTTTTATTCTGTAACACTATTGGTCAAAACCAGTAAACCCAGGTGGTTCTGGTGTGCCTCCAGTTGCAGAATCAGGGCACCAATTGGTCAGACTGTATTTGTTCTGGTGACCTCATTACTATTCTATTCTCTGCCTTCAGCTGATAGTCTATTGAAATTTTTTCTATTCAAATTTTGACCCAAATCCCATTGCTCTTGAATCTTCACTGTAATTTCTATCTCCTCTATTATATAcgtcttccttctcttcctgcacaGATTATAGAAAAGAATGATacctgtcattcttttttttttttttttggtgtcagttatgtctgctgctgctgttgctgctaagttgcttcattcatggccgactctgtacgaccccatagacggcagcccaccaggctcccccgtccctgggattctccaggcaagaacactggagtgggc carries:
- the LOC110146177 gene encoding olfactory receptor 8S1-like, producing the protein MVLGNHSTITEFILLGLSADPHIQVMFFVLFLWMYLLTLIGNLMIMTVIRMESHLHSPMYFFLSHLSFLDLCLTSVTVPKMLENLLSQKKSVSVEGCLAQAFFVFFIAGTEAFVLSAMAYDCYAAICQPLLYGQLMNKQLCGGLVWLSWGLGFLDALINTLMTLNLDLCGAHVMLHFSCELPSLFSLSCSDISINFLVLGFSTIVHASGTLLLVFFSYARIVSTILNITSTAGRSKAFSTCSSHLTTVSCFYGSAFLRYLMPNLSSPLELIFSLQYSVVTPLVNPLVYSLKNKEVKEALKRMWQKGLQHFRQQRTGRG